One window of Hymenobacter sp. BRD128 genomic DNA carries:
- a CDS encoding vitamin K epoxide reductase family protein has translation MYTLAPADFSRQLRLGQSPDLTRRRWIIGLSFVTAAAGQIVTLYQTGIIHHLPDPPLAVFNSDKVDASDYAYKRLQMPDAPAMIVTAGITAMLASAGGQERASQQPWLPVALLGKTLIDLVTNVQLGREEWQENKKLCFYCQASTVAATAAAVLAVPEAIRAIKTLLDGRQRAA, from the coding sequence ATGTACACCCTAGCCCCCGCCGACTTCTCGCGCCAGCTGCGCCTGGGCCAGAGCCCCGACCTCACGCGCCGCCGCTGGATAATCGGCTTGTCGTTTGTGACAGCCGCTGCCGGCCAGATTGTGACGCTTTATCAGACCGGCATTATTCATCACCTGCCCGACCCGCCGCTGGCCGTGTTCAATTCCGACAAGGTCGATGCCTCCGATTACGCCTATAAACGCCTGCAAATGCCCGACGCCCCGGCCATGATTGTGACGGCTGGTATCACGGCCATGCTGGCCTCAGCCGGCGGCCAGGAGCGGGCTAGCCAGCAGCCCTGGCTGCCGGTGGCGTTGCTTGGCAAAACCCTCATCGACCTCGTGACCAACGTGCAGCTGGGCCGCGAGGAGTGGCAGGAAAACAAAAAGCTCTGCTTCTATTGCCAGGCCAGCACTGTAGCCGCCACGGCCGCGGCCGTGCTAGCCGTGCCCGAGGCAATACGCGCCATCAAGACGCTGCTGGATGGGCGCCAGCGCGCGGCCTAG
- a CDS encoding DEAD/DEAH box helicase translates to MDTEQVENTPVKAVDKAKIRFDELNLSPEVQRAITEMGYEEASPIQSAAIPVLLAGKDVIGQAQTGTGKTAAFSIPAIEGVDGESRDVQVIVLCPTRELAVQVSGEIQKLGKYKKGLAVVPIYGGSSYDRQFRALERGVQIVIGTPGRVMDHIERGTLKLDKATKIILDEADEMLDMGFREDIEFVLSKMPENRQTVFFSATMSKPIMEMTKKYQRDPQVVKVNHKEMTVSNIEQSYFEVRGPQKKDVLTRILDMYNLKSTIIFANTKRMVDEIVSDLQAKGYFADGLHGDMSQAQRQNTLDKFRKNTLEILVATDVAARGIDVDNVEAVFNYDLPADEEYYVHRIGRTGRAGKNGRAFTFVSGRDIYKLRDIMRFTKADIKLAQVPSFADVSEVKTTLFLNQIKEVVDKGGLDKYIGRVQRLLDQSEDITSLDIAAALLKMTMKEDKRNEQSLDASREKGASRPGYTRLFISMGKKDRLHPRDVVDLISESTNLPGNKVGDIALYDKFSFVEVPNEFAEEIVGQLGRASIQGQPVTFSIATPVQDAAAKEEGTNRPERREGGFGGERRGGFGGGDRREGGRPPYGGGNRGGSYGDRRESGSTYGGGYKGGQGGGSRGGSSYGDRQGGQGGSYQRGGYKGGQGGGSSYGGGYKKREGGFDE, encoded by the coding sequence ATGGATACTGAACAAGTAGAAAATACCCCCGTTAAGGCCGTCGACAAAGCTAAAATCCGCTTCGACGAGCTCAACCTCTCGCCCGAAGTACAGCGCGCCATCACCGAAATGGGCTACGAGGAAGCCTCGCCCATTCAATCGGCCGCCATTCCGGTGCTGCTCGCGGGCAAAGACGTAATCGGTCAGGCCCAGACGGGTACCGGCAAAACGGCTGCTTTCTCGATTCCCGCCATCGAAGGCGTGGACGGCGAAAGCCGTGACGTGCAAGTAATTGTGCTTTGCCCCACCCGCGAGCTTGCGGTGCAGGTTTCGGGCGAAATCCAGAAGCTGGGTAAGTACAAGAAGGGCCTGGCCGTGGTGCCGATTTACGGCGGTTCGTCCTACGACCGCCAGTTCCGCGCCCTGGAGCGCGGCGTGCAGATTGTCATCGGCACCCCCGGCCGCGTAATGGACCACATCGAGCGTGGCACGCTGAAGCTTGACAAAGCGACCAAAATCATTCTCGACGAGGCCGACGAAATGCTCGACATGGGCTTCCGCGAAGACATCGAGTTTGTGCTTAGCAAAATGCCCGAGAACCGCCAGACGGTATTTTTCTCGGCCACGATGAGCAAGCCGATTATGGAAATGACCAAAAAATACCAGCGCGACCCGCAGGTAGTGAAGGTCAACCATAAGGAGATGACGGTGTCGAACATCGAGCAGAGCTACTTCGAGGTGCGCGGCCCGCAGAAGAAGGACGTGCTCACGCGCATCCTCGACATGTACAACCTGAAATCGACCATCATCTTCGCCAATACCAAGCGTATGGTCGATGAGATTGTATCGGACCTGCAAGCCAAGGGCTACTTTGCCGATGGCCTGCACGGCGATATGAGCCAGGCCCAGCGCCAGAACACGCTCGATAAATTCCGCAAAAACACGCTCGAAATCCTGGTGGCTACCGACGTAGCGGCCCGCGGTATCGACGTAGATAACGTGGAGGCCGTATTCAACTACGACCTGCCCGCCGACGAAGAATACTACGTGCACCGCATCGGCCGCACGGGCCGCGCCGGCAAAAATGGCCGCGCCTTCACCTTCGTGAGCGGCCGCGACATCTACAAGTTGCGCGACATCATGCGCTTCACCAAGGCCGACATCAAGCTGGCCCAGGTGCCGTCGTTTGCCGACGTATCGGAGGTGAAAACCACGCTGTTCCTCAACCAGATTAAAGAGGTGGTGGACAAAGGCGGCCTCGACAAGTACATTGGCCGCGTGCAGCGCCTGCTCGACCAGAGCGAGGATATTACCTCGCTCGACATCGCGGCTGCGCTGCTCAAGATGACGATGAAAGAGGATAAGCGCAACGAGCAAAGCCTCGATGCCAGCCGCGAGAAAGGCGCTAGCCGCCCCGGCTACACGCGCCTCTTCATCAGCATGGGCAAGAAGGACCGCCTGCACCCCCGCGATGTAGTGGATTTGATTTCGGAAAGCACTAACCTGCCCGGCAACAAAGTCGGCGACATTGCGCTCTACGATAAGTTCAGCTTTGTAGAAGTGCCCAATGAGTTTGCCGAAGAGATTGTGGGCCAGCTAGGCCGCGCCAGCATCCAGGGCCAGCCGGTTACGTTCAGCATCGCTACGCCGGTGCAGGACGCTGCTGCTAAAGAGGAAGGCACCAACCGCCCCGAGCGCCGCGAAGGTGGCTTCGGCGGTGAGCGCCGTGGTGGCTTTGGTGGCGGCGACCGCCGCGAAGGTGGCCGCCCGCCCTACGGCGGTGGCAACCGGGGCGGTAGCTACGGCGACCGCCGCGAAAGTGGCAGCACCTACGGCGGTGGCTACAAAGGCGGCCAGGGCGGTGGTAGCCGTGGTGGCAGCAGCTATGGCGACCGCCAGGGTGGTCAAGGTGGGAGCTACCAGCGCGGCGGCTACAAAGGTGGCCAGGGCGGCGGCAGCAGCTATGGCGGCGGCTACAAGAAGCGCGAAGGTGGCTTTGACGAGTAG
- a CDS encoding 3'-5' exonuclease has translation MTLEFSLKYGNNLGNFLTHWDERKGSLSINAPGGADAITITTVHKAKGLAYGIVIVPFADWALVPRTDTLLWGRLEAGAKPLANLPDVAVVRLNKTLTYTPLAEQDADEREKTLLDGLNTLYVAFTRPRHRLYILSKTPTEPKRTTEELPLTNAAEPAAFQSPARDVADLLAGYLRHLGRWQANTTSFVLNAGAAASSKTSREPTKAPNFPLVNLASTPWDERLKLRRHATTVFDFDEQEKLGELNRKLHYALRRLLAARDLGRTLRQLVAEGILNQQERPELETRLQAILNNVRLAPYFADNLAVETEREIVIGGHTQRVYKPDRIVFGPGASRAEQTVTMLDFKLPPPQDIHTIRLRDYGKLFRELGYEDVRGIIYYFESGEVVEV, from the coding sequence TTGACGTTGGAATTCAGTTTAAAATACGGCAATAATTTAGGTAATTTTCTGACGCACTGGGACGAGCGCAAGGGTTCGCTCAGCATCAATGCCCCGGGTGGGGCCGATGCCATTACCATCACGACGGTGCACAAGGCCAAGGGGCTGGCGTATGGCATTGTTATCGTGCCGTTTGCCGATTGGGCGCTGGTGCCGCGCACCGACACGCTGCTCTGGGGTCGCCTCGAAGCCGGCGCAAAGCCCCTGGCCAACTTACCCGACGTGGCCGTGGTGCGTCTCAATAAAACCTTGACTTACACCCCCCTAGCCGAGCAGGATGCCGATGAGCGCGAGAAAACGCTGCTCGACGGCCTCAACACGCTTTACGTGGCCTTTACCCGGCCCCGCCATCGGCTCTACATCCTGAGTAAAACGCCCACCGAGCCCAAGAGAACTACCGAAGAATTGCCGCTCACGAATGCGGCCGAGCCAGCCGCTTTCCAAAGTCCGGCCCGCGACGTGGCCGACCTACTAGCCGGCTACCTGCGCCACCTCGGCCGCTGGCAGGCCAACACGACCAGCTTCGTGCTGAATGCGGGCGCGGCCGCTAGCTCTAAAACCAGTCGCGAACCAACTAAAGCGCCTAATTTTCCGCTGGTAAATTTGGCGTCGACGCCCTGGGATGAGCGCCTCAAGCTGCGGCGCCATGCCACGACGGTATTTGATTTTGACGAGCAGGAAAAACTGGGGGAACTGAATCGCAAGCTGCACTACGCGTTGCGTCGCCTGTTGGCGGCCCGCGACCTCGGCCGCACGCTGCGCCAGCTCGTGGCCGAAGGCATTCTCAACCAACAGGAGCGGCCCGAATTAGAAACCCGCCTGCAAGCAATTCTGAACAACGTGCGGCTAGCTCCGTATTTTGCCGATAATCTGGCCGTGGAAACGGAGCGCGAAATAGTAATAGGAGGCCACACGCAGCGCGTTTACAAGCCCGACCGCATTGTATTCGGCCCAGGAGCTAGCCGCGCCGAGCAAACGGTGACGATGCTCGATTTTAAGTTGCCGCCACCGCAGGACATTCACACAATCCGGCTGCGCGACTACGGCAAATTATTCCGCGAATTAGGGTACGAAGACGTGCGCGGAATAATTTATTATTTTGAGTCGGGAGAGGTAGTAGAGGTGTAG
- a CDS encoding PA2169 family four-helix-bundle protein, with product MEAKATQAALNTLITVLKDGQKGYADAMVDVKDQHLKDLFKKYSAQRASYVTELEDQMFKLDLHPDTSEGSSVVGAIHHAWIDLKAAVTGHDNHAILAECERGEDVAKKAYEEATKVQDLPGALKSIIEKQSQGVKAAHDEIRGLRDSSK from the coding sequence ATGGAAGCCAAAGCCACCCAAGCCGCCCTCAATACGCTCATCACCGTTCTCAAAGATGGCCAGAAAGGCTATGCCGATGCGATGGTCGACGTAAAGGACCAGCACCTGAAAGACTTGTTCAAGAAATATTCGGCGCAGCGCGCCAGCTACGTTACCGAGCTGGAAGACCAGATGTTCAAGCTCGACCTGCACCCCGACACCAGCGAAGGCTCATCGGTAGTAGGTGCCATTCACCACGCCTGGATTGACCTGAAAGCCGCCGTTACCGGCCACGACAACCACGCCATCCTCGCCGAGTGCGAGCGCGGCGAAGACGTAGCTAAAAAGGCTTACGAGGAAGCTACCAAAGTACAAGACCTGCCCGGTGCCCTGAAATCAATCATCGAAAAGCAGTCGCAAGGTGTTAAAGCTGCCCACGATGAAATCCGTGGCCTGCGCGACTCTAGCAAGTAA
- a CDS encoding S8 family peptidase, producing the protein MLPNQLATWPRLALAASLLSTAGCRVAQPATTAAVPPAASVPTSPAAPVAPAAPVAAIPDAAAPATPSTPAGPTVAEAAKAQWYLNDPQLDKVPGVGATRAYAELLKGRTPAPVVVAVIDSGIDTAHVDLKPVLWRNPGEIPGNGIDDDHNGYVDDVHGWNFIGGKDGRNISVETLESTRIVAKYGPRFAGKTSAQVLSADRANYTLYLKAKKAYDAKRKELTTELAQAGQMTGPLTQMTAALKEKLGVDKLDTATMRQAAARISDPDFKGLLTSLYQNMKQGGIGDTDALISELNNELKDQREQLDYSLNTKFNARADIVKDNPDDVTQRNYGNNDVMGPDALHGTHVAGIIAAVRTNNIGVQGIAGAPVRVMSVRAVPNGDERDKDVANAIRYAVDNGAQIINMSFGKEFSPQRPAVEAAYKYAASHNVLLVHAAGNEDDNLDVTQHYPASFYLDGSTPPTLLTVGASGPTDDENLPASFSNYSKRQVDVFAPGVGIFSTLPGNKYGSESGTSMASPVTAGVAAVLKSYYPSLTAADLKRIIRQSAQVHHTQVLVPGEKGKKADFSTLSATGGIVDLYAALQLAAQAEAAKKP; encoded by the coding sequence ATGCTTCCCAACCAACTCGCTACCTGGCCGCGCCTCGCGCTAGCGGCCTCCCTCCTATCTACCGCTGGCTGCCGCGTGGCCCAGCCGGCTACTACCGCCGCCGTGCCGCCCGCCGCCAGCGTGCCTACTAGCCCGGCCGCACCCGTGGCTCCGGCGGCCCCGGTGGCCGCCATACCCGACGCGGCGGCCCCCGCCACCCCTAGCACGCCCGCCGGCCCCACCGTGGCCGAAGCCGCTAAGGCCCAGTGGTATCTCAACGACCCTCAGCTTGATAAAGTACCCGGCGTGGGGGCTACCCGCGCCTACGCCGAGCTGCTGAAGGGCCGCACGCCCGCGCCGGTAGTAGTGGCCGTTATCGACTCGGGCATCGACACGGCGCACGTCGATTTGAAGCCCGTGCTGTGGCGCAACCCTGGTGAGATTCCGGGCAATGGCATCGACGACGACCACAATGGCTACGTGGATGATGTGCACGGCTGGAATTTTATCGGCGGTAAGGATGGCCGCAACATCTCGGTCGAAACCCTCGAATCGACGCGCATCGTAGCCAAGTACGGGCCGCGCTTCGCGGGCAAAACCAGCGCCCAGGTTCTCTCCGCCGACCGCGCCAACTATACCCTGTACCTCAAGGCTAAGAAAGCCTACGATGCCAAGCGCAAGGAATTGACCACCGAGCTGGCCCAGGCCGGCCAGATGACCGGCCCGTTGACCCAGATGACGGCCGCGCTCAAGGAAAAGCTCGGGGTCGATAAGCTCGACACGGCCACCATGCGCCAGGCCGCCGCGCGCATCTCCGACCCCGACTTCAAGGGCCTGCTGACCTCGCTCTACCAGAATATGAAGCAGGGCGGCATCGGCGATACCGACGCCCTCATCAGCGAACTGAATAATGAGCTGAAAGACCAGCGCGAGCAACTCGACTACAGCCTGAATACCAAGTTCAACGCCCGCGCCGACATTGTCAAAGACAACCCCGACGACGTGACGCAGCGCAACTACGGCAACAACGACGTGATGGGTCCCGACGCGCTGCACGGCACGCACGTAGCCGGAATTATTGCGGCGGTGCGCACCAACAACATTGGCGTACAGGGCATTGCCGGCGCGCCGGTGCGGGTGATGAGCGTGCGCGCCGTGCCCAATGGCGACGAGCGCGACAAAGACGTGGCCAACGCCATCCGCTACGCCGTGGACAACGGCGCGCAGATTATCAACATGAGCTTTGGCAAGGAATTTTCGCCCCAGCGCCCGGCCGTGGAGGCCGCCTATAAATACGCGGCTAGCCACAACGTGCTGCTGGTGCACGCCGCTGGCAATGAAGATGATAACCTCGACGTGACGCAACATTACCCCGCCTCGTTTTACCTCGACGGCTCGACGCCGCCCACCCTGCTTACCGTGGGTGCCAGCGGCCCCACCGACGATGAGAACCTGCCGGCTAGCTTCAGCAACTACTCGAAGCGCCAAGTCGATGTATTTGCGCCGGGCGTGGGCATTTTCTCAACCCTCCCGGGCAATAAGTACGGCTCGGAAAGCGGCACCAGCATGGCCTCGCCCGTAACGGCCGGCGTGGCCGCCGTGCTTAAGTCATACTACCCCAGCCTCACGGCCGCCGACCTCAAGCGCATTATCCGGCAGTCGGCCCAGGTGCACCACACCCAGGTACTGGTACCCGGCGAAAAGGGCAAGAAGGCCGATTTCAGCACCTTGTCGGCCACCGGCGGCATCGTTGATTTATACGCTGCCCTGCAACTCGCGGCCCAGGCCGAGGCGGCTAAAAAACCCTAA
- a CDS encoding NAD(P)/FAD-dependent oxidoreductase: protein MPGSLAAGPPVLPAVAVLGGGAAGFFGAIACAEANPAQPVVLLEKSPKLLSKVRISGGGRCNVTHACESATQLVQHYPRGGRQLKEAFRQFGVADTVAWFARRGVALKTEADGRMFPTTDSSETIARALEEAARRAGVRVLTRTAAEQITALPAGGFRLALSGEGSTALGPELRVSQLLVATGGNPKSAAYDWLRALGHTIAEPVPSLFTFNVPTSPLRELPGVSVPHARVVLAGEKLQYEGPLLVTHWGVSGPAVLKLSAWGARRLHELSYHGTALVSWVPTHTDETLRPWAQSFRLENGKKQVAAHPQFGLPTRLWRTLVTDAGIGPDTRWNEVPAKAQNRLLELLLRTPLQVQGKTTHKDEFVTCGGIPLSEVNLATFESRRVPGLYFAGEVLDIDGITGGFNFQAAWTTGFLAGQALAKAEQPAALSPG, encoded by the coding sequence TTGCCTGGTTCACTTGCCGCCGGTCCTCCCGTGCTACCCGCCGTGGCAGTATTGGGCGGCGGGGCGGCGGGCTTTTTCGGCGCCATTGCCTGCGCCGAGGCCAACCCCGCACAGCCAGTTGTTCTGCTCGAGAAAAGCCCAAAGCTGCTGAGTAAAGTACGTATTTCGGGGGGCGGGCGCTGCAACGTGACGCACGCCTGCGAGTCGGCCACGCAGCTGGTGCAGCACTATCCGCGCGGCGGCCGGCAGCTCAAGGAGGCATTCCGGCAGTTTGGGGTGGCCGATACCGTCGCGTGGTTTGCCCGGCGCGGCGTGGCGCTCAAGACCGAGGCTGATGGCCGCATGTTTCCGACCACCGACAGCAGCGAAACCATTGCCCGCGCCCTCGAAGAAGCCGCCCGCCGCGCCGGCGTGCGCGTGCTCACGCGCACGGCCGCCGAGCAGATTACGGCGTTGCCGGCAGGTGGCTTTCGCCTGGCACTCAGTGGCGAAGGCAGCACCGCGCTAGGCCCCGAGTTGCGCGTGAGCCAGCTGCTGGTAGCCACCGGCGGCAACCCCAAGTCGGCGGCCTACGACTGGCTGCGGGCGCTGGGTCATACCATTGCCGAGCCGGTGCCTTCGCTGTTTACTTTCAACGTGCCGACCTCGCCCCTGCGCGAGCTGCCGGGCGTGAGCGTGCCCCACGCCCGCGTAGTGCTAGCCGGCGAAAAGCTGCAATACGAAGGCCCACTGCTGGTTACGCACTGGGGCGTGAGTGGCCCCGCGGTGCTCAAGCTCTCGGCCTGGGGCGCCCGGCGGCTACACGAGCTTAGCTACCACGGCACGGCCCTGGTGAGCTGGGTGCCTACTCACACCGACGAAACGCTGCGGCCCTGGGCCCAGAGCTTTCGCCTCGAAAATGGCAAAAAGCAAGTGGCGGCGCACCCGCAGTTTGGTTTGCCCACCCGGCTTTGGCGCACCCTGGTAACGGATGCGGGTATTGGACCCGACACGCGCTGGAATGAAGTGCCCGCCAAGGCCCAGAACCGCCTGCTGGAGCTGCTGCTGCGCACGCCGCTGCAGGTGCAGGGCAAAACCACGCACAAGGACGAGTTTGTAACCTGCGGTGGCATTCCGCTCAGCGAAGTCAACTTGGCTACTTTTGAAAGCCGACGGGTACCCGGGCTTTATTTTGCCGGTGAAGTACTTGACATTGATGGTATTACGGGCGGCTTTAATTTTCAGGCGGCCTGGACCACCGGCTTTCTGGCGGGGCAAGCCCTCGCAAAAGCCGAGCAGCCAGCGGCCCTAAGCCCAGGCTAA
- a CDS encoding thioesterase family protein, translated as MDTPLTPSHAYTHTFTVEASDIDQLGHANNVAYVRWVQDVAAAHWHHLYPPTAELPPQVWVVQEHRVRYLRSAYAGDELRLSTWVADVKGASSKRLTRIERVADGQLLCAAETQWVLLDGASGRPVRVPGEVAERLLGTSALH; from the coding sequence ATGGATACCCCCCTAACCCCTAGCCACGCTTATACTCACACCTTTACCGTCGAGGCTAGCGACATCGACCAGCTCGGCCACGCCAACAACGTGGCCTACGTGCGCTGGGTGCAGGACGTGGCCGCCGCCCACTGGCACCACCTCTACCCGCCCACGGCCGAGCTACCGCCCCAGGTGTGGGTGGTGCAGGAGCACCGTGTGCGCTACCTGCGCTCGGCCTACGCTGGCGACGAGCTGCGCCTCAGCACCTGGGTAGCCGACGTGAAAGGCGCCAGCTCGAAGCGCCTAACCCGCATCGAGCGCGTGGCCGATGGGCAGTTGCTGTGTGCCGCCGAAACGCAGTGGGTGCTGCTAGATGGAGCTAGCGGGCGGCCGGTGCGGGTGCCGGGGGAAGTGGCGGAGCGGCTGTTAGGCACCTCTGCGCTTCATTAA
- a CDS encoding exodeoxyribonuclease V subunit beta translates to MPAPFRIYSASAGSGKTYQLTKEYLKLALGYPQPADPTGERVYKADYFKSILAITFTNDAAGEMKERIVSALRRFTQAIDDKPDALLVEVAAELAQENQLPPHLRTPAEWQQEVRRRAAATFRLVLYHYADFAVSTIDSFVQRIVTAFTRELGLPATFEVELDTDSVLRSAVAALIDKVNRDADSKLLSQTLADYALGQAEQGRNWNKLPDELLDFGRALFNESVHEAVAQLGQKTMADFRALDQEIRTRQQEAEAAVQAQADRALAVLAAAGIEAEHLASGSSGIYGHFTKWERWLSPPEKDALFPTATARKTIESGKWWSEKGKKAGLVPAIEAAQPALEDAFGELLALREKYLPGYVLLGAVQPFLFHASLLSELNKLVEEISRERNVVLISEFNRRIAAIVLNEPVPFIYERLGEKYRHLLIDEFQDTSVLQWNNLLPLVENAVGNGGLSLAVGDAKQAIYRWRGGELEQILRLYQNDTNALVARARAADMQRLLTERYQTLQHNLEPHSLAINYRSEPAIIGFNNNFFSYVRERSGEHDVVQGIFEPGFRQEMPGRKGELFDSEFDDLAGHVELLFTKDDAPARRYAPASGLYLDAPLPGYAPEALLDYAESTCYLTLQLVEQALADGYYLRDVAVLCRTRWQSRLLAKFLKERGFSIISADSLALQFAEVVNLLVAIMRVLHESHDTLAQAEALLLIDKVVRRLAPTPARARHIAEVANNVESGKPFFDELRSLGFDVDEDKTGNLGLYELTEKLLGIFGLLGLMPRATTCFASWI, encoded by the coding sequence ATGCCAGCCCCCTTCCGAATCTATTCCGCGTCTGCCGGCTCCGGCAAGACGTACCAATTAACGAAAGAGTACCTGAAGCTGGCGCTGGGCTACCCGCAGCCGGCCGACCCCACGGGCGAGCGGGTGTACAAGGCCGATTATTTTAAGAGTATTCTGGCGATAACCTTCACCAACGACGCGGCGGGCGAGATGAAGGAGCGCATTGTGAGCGCGCTGCGGCGCTTCACGCAAGCTATTGACGATAAGCCCGATGCCCTGCTGGTGGAGGTAGCCGCCGAACTGGCCCAGGAAAACCAATTGCCGCCCCACCTGCGCACACCCGCCGAGTGGCAGCAGGAAGTGCGGCGGCGGGCGGCGGCCACGTTTCGGCTGGTGCTCTACCACTACGCCGACTTTGCGGTAAGCACCATCGACTCGTTTGTGCAGCGCATCGTCACGGCTTTCACGCGCGAGCTGGGGCTACCCGCCACCTTCGAGGTGGAGCTGGATACCGACAGCGTGCTGCGCTCGGCGGTGGCCGCGCTCATCGACAAGGTGAACCGCGACGCGGATAGCAAGCTGCTGAGCCAGACCCTGGCCGACTACGCGCTGGGCCAGGCCGAGCAGGGCCGCAACTGGAACAAGCTGCCCGACGAGCTGCTGGATTTCGGCCGGGCGCTCTTCAACGAGAGCGTGCACGAGGCCGTGGCCCAGCTGGGCCAGAAAACGATGGCCGACTTCCGGGCGCTCGACCAGGAAATCCGCACCCGGCAGCAGGAAGCCGAAGCGGCAGTGCAGGCCCAGGCCGACCGCGCACTGGCCGTGCTGGCGGCGGCCGGCATTGAGGCCGAGCACCTGGCTAGCGGTAGCAGCGGCATTTACGGGCATTTCACGAAGTGGGAGCGCTGGCTGAGTCCGCCCGAAAAAGACGCGCTGTTTCCGACCGCCACGGCCCGCAAAACGATAGAAAGCGGCAAATGGTGGAGCGAGAAAGGCAAGAAAGCCGGCCTGGTGCCCGCCATCGAAGCCGCCCAGCCGGCGCTGGAAGACGCCTTTGGCGAATTGCTGGCCCTGCGCGAAAAATACTTACCCGGCTACGTGCTGCTGGGCGCGGTGCAGCCGTTTTTATTTCACGCCTCACTGCTGAGCGAATTAAATAAATTAGTAGAGGAAATCAGCCGCGAACGCAACGTGGTGCTAATTTCGGAATTTAACCGGCGCATTGCGGCGATTGTGCTCAACGAGCCGGTGCCGTTTATTTACGAGCGGCTGGGCGAGAAATACCGGCACTTGTTGATTGACGAGTTTCAGGACACGTCCGTTTTGCAGTGGAATAATTTATTGCCGCTGGTGGAAAATGCGGTGGGTAACGGCGGGCTCTCGCTGGCCGTGGGCGATGCCAAACAGGCTATTTACCGCTGGCGCGGTGGCGAACTGGAACAAATTCTGCGGCTTTATCAAAACGATACAAACGCACTGGTTGCGCGTGCCCGCGCTGCCGATATGCAGCGGCTACTCACGGAGCGCTACCAAACCTTGCAGCATAATCTGGAACCACATTCGCTAGCCATTAATTATCGCAGCGAACCGGCGATAATTGGGTTTAATAACAATTTTTTCAGCTACGTGCGCGAGCGCAGCGGCGAGCACGACGTGGTGCAGGGCATTTTTGAGCCGGGCTTTCGGCAAGAAATGCCAGGGCGCAAGGGTGAATTATTCGACAGTGAATTTGACGACCTAGCCGGCCACGTTGAATTGCTTTTTACTAAAGACGATGCGCCGGCCCGGCGCTACGCGCCGGCCAGCGGTTTGTATCTCGACGCCCCCCTGCCCGGTTACGCGCCCGAGGCGTTGCTCGACTATGCCGAAAGCACCTGCTACCTGACCTTGCAGCTGGTAGAGCAGGCCCTAGCCGACGGGTATTATCTGCGCGACGTGGCGGTATTATGCCGCACACGCTGGCAAAGTCGGCTGCTCGCTAAATTTTTAAAAGAGCGCGGCTTTTCTATCATTTCGGCCGATTCGCTAGCCCTCCAATTTGCCGAGGTAGTGAATTTGCTGGTGGCCATAATGCGGGTGCTGCACGAAAGCCACGATACCCTGGCGCAGGCCGAAGCGTTGCTGCTGATTGACAAAGTAGTGCGCCGGCTAGCCCCTACTCCAGCCCGCGCACGCCACATTGCCGAGGTAGCGAATAATGTAGAAAGCGGCAAGCCATTTTTTGATGAATTACGCAGCCTGGGATTTGACGTAGACGAGGATAAAACTGGCAATCTTGGACTGTACGAATTAACTGAAAAACTACTAGGCATTTTTGGGTTGCTCGGGCTAATGCCGAGAGCGACTACTTGTTTCGCTTCCTGGATTTGA
- a CDS encoding cold-shock protein has translation MPTGTVKFFNETKGFGFIKNDETGQDIFVHVTDLVDAKTLQEKDKVQYEEAQGRKGPNAVKVSLL, from the coding sequence ATGCCGACCGGAACGGTAAAATTCTTCAATGAGACCAAAGGCTTTGGTTTCATCAAAAACGACGAGACTGGCCAAGACATCTTCGTCCACGTCACCGACCTAGTAGACGCCAAGACGCTACAAGAAAAAGACAAAGTTCAGTACGAAGAAGCCCAAGGCCGTAAAGGCCCGAACGCCGTTAAAGTGTCGCTGCTCTAA